TTCATCAAGGATACTGGAGTAGCTGCATACAGAGATAACAGCAACGATGTCCTTATCATAAGATGACGAATTCACCGATAAGTATACTCTGCAGATCCTCCAATATTAATTACATACGCACCTGATATTTGTACTCACATAATACGACAGGCCAACGACAAAAACTTTACGGCCGCAGGGAGGCATGAGGGAAATGACTCTACCAGTAGAAGCAAGCCTAGTCCCGGTAGACCTCTTctagaacaaaaaaaaatgaagattTTATGTTTCGTGTCATATTGGTATGATTGTTTCATTTTTCGACCCGTGCcaatttttatatttaaCACCAGATCATGTGCAGGTCCCACGAGAATTCGTTAAAACACACCAACATACAAAAAGGAATTCCCCCATCCCCACCAGCAAGTACGAAGGAAAAAACACAGCATAGTGACCCTCTCGTATGGCTtagcccttcttcttgctgacACCGACGGTGCGGCCACGGCGACCGGTGGTCTTGGTGTGCTGTCCACGGACACGGAGACCCCAGTAGTGACGGAGACCACGGTGGGagcggatcttcttcaggcgCTCGAGATCCTCACGCATCTTGCTGTCCAAGTTGTTGGAGACAACCTGGGAGTCCTTGCCATCGGTGATGTCGCGCTGTCTGTTCAGGAACCAGGTGGGGATCTTGTACTGGGTAGGGTTCTGGAGGATGGTGACGACACGCTCAAGCTCTTCGGTGGTAAGCTCACCGGCGCTGCAGAGAGAGAATCACGTTAACCATGTTGTCCTGTGTTTTCGGTCTTCATTCACTTGATCATAGTGAccacttctttttcctcctcttcatttTATCATTGCTCCCACTCGCAAGGTCTCTGATGATGGAAAGAACCGGAGAACGTACCGCTTGTTGAGGTCAACATCAGCCTTCTTGCAGACCAAGTTGGAGTAACGGCGACCGACACCCTTGATCTGGGTCAAGGCGTACATAATCTTCTGCTTGCCGTCAACATTGGTGTTGAGCAGACGCAAGATGTACTGGAAGTTCGTCTTCTCGCCGGACACGAGCGCTGTAGGTCACAAAATCACAGTCAGCCTTTTTTCTGTACTATCCATTGTATTTCCGACAACGTCGTCgtttcattatcatcatcccCTTCCATCTCCTGTCGATAACTCCCACGCAATGTTGCAACCCGTCTCTTTCATCCGGGAAAAATGGCGAAACGACAAGGCACCAGGAATATTGCAAATCAAAAGCAGCTCGGGATCAGGAGTAAAACGTACACATGATGGGCGGTTGGCGCGACGGGATCGCGATTGATTGTCGACAGCGAGAGGGGtgagaaggaggtgaaaTCGAGGGCCCGACTTGACTTTGGACTTTGCTTCGGCTCCCGTTGTGGGATCGGGTAATCACGCTAGCCCACTTTAGGCATTTGTGCGCTCGCTTACTTGTTAGCGCTAGTCTTGGAACAGCTAGATTGGTCTTTTGGGACATGGCTCATGTGACTACTATGTAATGATACGGTTCTGGGAGTATGGTAATATTACGCTTATCGATTGCCTTTGCCTCTCTCCATATCACTGCTTATCAGTCTTGTAGGGACATCATTCCAAGATATGACTTGGAATGATCTCTATGAGCGTATGTCAATAATTTATCTTGCTCAATCTTAGTATATCTGATGAGATACTAACTCTAGTGAATGTTTCCATCAATGTTGTCGTACTTTACCATGTCTTGCATCTTTATGCGCTTGCTCTTCAGGGAAACAGCATCTACAGGATGCTTTCCATTGACCCAGTCACCCTACACTGGGATATGCCACTCATATGTGGTACTACTGCATTCTTATGTGATATTACTAAATACTGAACTGCTTATGATAGCCATAGAATCCTGTTATCTTGTCTGCAAAGAGAATAGCTTAACCCCGAAGCGAATAAGCCGACTTGAATATTACGGCTGTTAGGACAACTAATTGTTATCCATACCTGCGTGGGTGGCTTCAATTGCTTGAAGACGACTCTCAGCACTGTCTACCTCTATACATCCGCTAAGCATTGGATGCCAATAAACAAAGATGGCACAATCTCTTTATGCCATTGTCATGGGACGAATGCCCTTGTTTCGCTTTCAAATAATCTTAACTGACCTTATTTGCTCTTTGTCCCTACGTCTTATATATGCGCTACATTGAACAATCGTGTATGGACCATGGTCGCCTTAAAAGATAGCCCAGGGTATCAAGATCCCCTTGTTGCAGAAGATGTTCATCTTTTGAGACTTCTTGACTTGATCTACCGTTTTGTTGCATGGAATAGCTGTTGATATAGTTCATGCCTGGAATAAGCTGTACGGTATACTGCTTTTCCACACTGACTAAACCCACTGAGCTTCTCTAGCTCGCTCACTCAGTTATATCGTTTGCGAAGTGGAGCTAACCTTAAAGATTTACCATGTCGTCAGAAAACAGTGACGCTAGATCattgaaagaggaggatgattttaAATATAACCCTGAGCTCAACTACCCCATGGTCAAGCTGGCTGACTTACCCGAGCCCCCCAAGAATTGGCGTGTCTGTGGGCGAACAGCAGAGGAAGCTTCCAAAGCTCGAAAAGCAACCAGCGAGGAGGCGAAGAAATGGGTAAGATACCACAGTTGGGGCATCGATATGGGCGTGAAGGGCGACTTGACCAATCTCAGGTGCTTCAAAGTCCTGTGGAAGCTCTTCTACTATCAGCAGGACAAACATCGACCTCAAGACTTCGATCAAATAAAGGACTTTAAGACGAGAGATGCTGGTCCTCGGCTGTTGCAATGCTCGCTGGATGTGCCTGGCCTCCTTCCAATCAGCAGGTactatcctcatccaccccCTGCCACTAGGCTTCCGGCGGAAGGGTTCCACAGGCCCCTCGATGCTCTAGCGAGCAGGCCAGATAGCCACATAGAACAGATGCTGTATCCGGTATTTGGTGTCCCGAAAGAAGTCGACAATTTTCCCGAAGAGATCGAGACACCTACCGCTCAGGCCACAGGCAATAGCACAGGCAACAGAAACCAACACAAGATACGTCTTCCTAAAGTTATGGCCCGATCCGTTATGGAGGCTATTGAACGCACTGTGATGCAATTCGCCTATGAAGATCTCGCTCGAGATTGCAGCGCTGTTGCTCAAGATGGTCAGGTACACCTGACTGCGAAGACGGAAGAAGATCTACGGCAAGCCAATATCGGGTCCTTTCCCGCAACATCCCATGTGAAACTCGCTGTGGATCCTGACAATAGCGATAGACTAGTTTTCAGTGCGGACGGCGATAAATACCCTTACAGGGGCCGTGGACCCGTGTACCGTAACAATTCTTCTGGCATCGACAGTATCATTGTCCTTGGTAAGTTGCTCGACGCGGGATCCACCGTGCTGGACCGCAAAGATCCTGAATGGCGCGGGCGCTTCACCAATGTGGAGAAGGCCTTTATTGAGGCTACTGATGTCAATTGGGATCTTTGCTCAAGAGGTGATTCTCGAGATCGCTTCTGGGCAGTGATGGCAGCGGAGGCCGAAAATGTCGGAGTAGGTGTACAGTCCCCTCTCCTTGACATGTGGAATGTGTCAACAGAACATTTCGACCAGTTCTTGTTCACATATGATGAGCAAACTACTTTCTGCTCCCCATGCACGAACAGGACTACGAATGCTGCGTACCAGAGCGCAACTGTGGCACCACCTACATGTCCGGAGGACATGAAAGGAGTATCGATGCAACAGTTGATCTCCCGTTCGTTTGCATCGGAGTACATCAGCCGCTGTGGCAAATGTCAAGATAAAGTCGTGAAGTGTCGGAGAATGCTGCATGGCCTACCGATGCGCTTGACTGTAACTCTTGATGGCAGTGTGCCTGTCAAGAAACACACCCGAGATATATCCTTCGACTATATTACCAACGGTGGCGAACGCGGAACAGCAGCATACCGCTGGCTAGGCGGGATATACTGTAAGGCCGACCACTATCGGGTCTACTGGAATGACACTAAGCGGGGAGAAGTCGATACAGGCCAAATCCAGATGTATGACAGTGCCATGCTTTCGGGCGTCATCGTCGGAGGTATCGCCCAAGCACACAGAGACGACAAAGTACCCGAAACCTGGTGGAAGAACAAGCCTGTGCCGCTCCTCGTCTACGAACGCATCATGAATCCAGACGATGAGGTCATGAACGTCGCCTTGCACGCGTTAGGTGACATGGTCAAAGTCAGAAATCAGCAGAAGTTGCTCCTCCAGGGGCATATTTCCTGGACACCCTCGGAACCCCCAAGAGCTCGGGCAGGCTTTCCGTGGAGGCGACTTATCgatcgaaaagaagatcgCTTTCACCTAGCCTCAGGTGCTTATGACCCGAGAAACCAAGGCCAAATATCGACGGAGCCTTCAGGCGTTGATCGTCATGCCAACATACCCGGCCCATCTTCAGCTGGTCCGTCGAAGATAGATGTCGGATCTTCGACGTCTTCAGCACCCGTACCAGAACCGCAACCAGAGATAGGGAGGATATCACCCTCGTTGTGGGAGGCTCCGACTGCTTCTATGTTTGCTGAAATCTCGCCTCTATTCGCACTCGCCCCGACCCCTTCTTTATCGGGTCTAGAATCTATTATAGAGGACACCGCGCTGATTAATGAACAGCTCAATGGACCACATCAAGAACAATATCGTGCGCAAAGCAACGTACAAAATAATGCACAGTATGCTACACAGTCCAGCTCGCAGCTCCATGCGGGGCATAACATGCAGCAGACTACGCAGCCGAGTGGACAGCAACATGGCCAAGCTGATAGGCAATACAACGCAACACAGACGAATACACAGTACCAGCGCCCGTATAACCCACATCACCGTACACAGACCACTGCGCAGCAACCGAACGGATATAACGCACAACAGCATCAGGTGCAGCATAATGCGCAATACCGCGTCCAGCCAAGTACACATCCTCACGAGCCGCACGGCACATTCAACGATACATCTTTTGGCCTGCAGGACATCATGCATGACGGACTTTTCCAAGATTGGACTTCTGGAGGAATCGACGACTTCGGTTTTAGTTTTCCGGagctcagcagcagcatATTTTTCTCACCAAAGCCGAGTCACGCTAGCAGTACGAACAGCGCTCCAGCTCCCGTCGAAAATAGCATCAAACATTCCCATCAGAACACCAACAATGGCGGCTCGATGCCACAGTACATTGATCCTAGCGTCTTGACTGCAGCTCCGCAGAACCCATCATCGCTACCACAGCAGGTCCGGCCGAGGCCCGTGGACGGTCAAAGGCCTGCGTCGCACGTTGCGCCTGCGGCGGGTATTCGATGGCATAGCCACGGGAATGTAGCCAGCTCCCACATGTCGGCGAACCAGACACCGCAAgggtcaaaaagaaagagagtcgATGAGGCAGAGCCACGGCGGCATCCGCCGAATTTGCGTTGACAACGTCTTTGTCATGTTTTCCGTCATCAAACGCTATGCATTATTCATAACTTTGGTCGTTCTTTATAccttctcccattcttcctgtTGAATCATTCTTGTAACATAGATTATTTATGAAGCGAAAAGTGGCTTATGTAGAAATATTTCTTGGGACCAAGTATTATCCGGTAACATCCATATATATCCGTCCGGACAACACGCATCAAGTCACCAACCTGTCCACACCATAACACTAGAATTGATTTAGGGAGAAAGGGGTCAGTGAGCGGCAATTGCTTCCGGGGaattcttttcctgtttaAGCGACATAAAGTAACCGTTTCATTTCCCTATGCATTAAATTTATTTGTTGTCGGGAGGGTTGACCAATGACGGGACGGTTATAAGTCAGTCTGTGCGATgagcttccccgcattttctACTCCAGTTTCTTTCCTATTAGCATCTCTATCCCTTCTCTcgcctctctcctctctttcgcatcttctcatcttcagTACTATCCTACTtcctttattattattattatttttcttcttcattataACCCGAGATCAGAAGGAAGTACTGTTCGCAAACTTCTAAATCTATTAAACGACCCGTTCTCTATGTCCGAtcttctatctatatacaatgaaATAAGAGACAAACACGAAACAGAAATTTACAACCTGGCCATGGGGCAACCACCACCGCGCTGTGACAGTCCAGTTGGGacattgctcttcttgggCGCGGAGACGTATCCGCCCTTGACATTGTCCGAGTTGATGATGACTCCCTTGGCATCACGCTTGATGCCTAGCTCAATCAGCTTAGCAAACACTTTCGCGAAGTgatcgaagaaaagctccTTGTCCTGCGCGTATCTCTCCACCCAAACACGGAATTTCGGATCGGTGATCAACGCAACGTCGGTcggcagcatcatcagctgCTCATCGCCTTCCTCGGCATCGGGGTCCACATACACAAACTGCTGGATACCGTTCTCCAGCGTCTTAGGCGTCCACTCGAGCTTAAGGAGCAGGTTGTAGAACTGGTTTGAGAAGCGGGTCGGGTTGTTCACCCAGGGGCCGTGGAATCCACTCCGATCCATGTGGCAACGGCCCATGTTGTGTCCTCCCGCCAATGCGACAATCTCTTGGTCGTTGAAGCCCATCcggttgaagatgaaacgCAGGTGCTCGGCACCTTGGGCAGCGTCGGGCAGACGACCACGTGGTGGCACCTTCGAGTCGTCGACTAAATCCGTACGACCTGGCTTCCATTCCACTTCGGGTCCGCCTAGCTCTTTGATAGCTACTACGCCTGCTAATGTCCATAGATCGGAGTATGTGATCCAGGGGTGTCTCTCCTTTACAGGTTCGAGGAAGGCCCGTCCGTGCTGAAGACCGGCGTTGGCTGGGTCGCCACCCTCTGCTTCATACCGCATGCCTGCACCATTGGAACCGCCTGTGTCTGATTCTGCATCGTATGTGCCTGCAGAGTGCCTAGGGATTATGCGTCAGGTAAATCGTCCTTTGAGGAAGAGCAGAAcgtggaagagaaaaaaagaagggaaaaagaagaagaaaaaagaaaaagaaactaaCCATGCCAGTCGAACAAATACAGGTCCTGCGCTACCATCGTCGTAGTCCGGCTTCTTCAGTTGGGCGACAATGTCCCTCCGTACGGCGTCATAATCCCCTGGTGTGCTCATCTCGGCCGATAATGTGTCTGGGGTAAAAAAAGTCGGGTATAGAGGTGGGTCAGGAAAAGCCTCAGAAGGTGAAATTTTTCAACGCGCTCTGGTGTGAGTGAGAGGTCCGCAAGGCAGCGACACAAATTTGATtacagaaagagaaagagattgaagatgttgttaaggaagaaatatgAGAGAAGTCTGTCGGTCCAGGAGGCGATGTCTTGCTGGTCGCACATGAAGAGAGGCAATGAGTGGACCCGCGGCACGAATCAATAATTTGGCCGACAGTATCAAATGCCGAGGTTCATTCGCTCGTCCCTTTCAGCGTCCTCTACAATGGGGCACTCCCCACGGAGAACCGGAGTATACTAAAATTATGGTGATCGTGGATTTTCGATGGAAACAATTAATCGCTACGACTTCCGGTTCATCCCTACGGGTCTACATAAGGGTATGAGTTGAGGCGCATTCACCCCCAGAGAATTTTTGCAGCTTGGCCCTTGCGATAACGGAGCAAGGGATCTTAAAACGATAGATCATCTAtggcttttttttccctGACCGGTTTTCGTGATCAAGTCCTACCAGCATCCCGATCAAAAGCCGCCGATACGAGCAACCTCGGAACTTGATTTCCCGACCAGCGAGAACTGTCTCCCTATCAActgatccatttcttccgTCGCCATAATTTTGCGCGCGAGTTGCGTCAGATAAGCCTGTGATCGCGGTCAGCGTTCTGCATATTTCGTCCTATTATTAAAGCTGGTTCTGGAACGCTGGAAAACATCACAAGATGGACCCCGACACCCAGTTAAGGTTGTCGCCACTCGTCCCGCTGCTGATAACAACCAATTCTTGACTGGCTATCGGTCAAGATCCACACATGTGAATGGTTTCGCTTTTCTGCTGTGTATATTGGGGTGTCAACATCCAATTCATTTTTACATTTCAAGTCGGAAGAATGGCACGCTTAGAAGTCTTCGTGGGTTTAATTGTCTTCATTGCTTACAAGTGAGATACGAAAGAAACCACCTTCACCGATTAGTTTCCGCTAGAGTCGCATCTCCTCTGCCCAACAGCTTCTCTTTGACGGCCTGTGACCTGGACAACTCATATCTCCACCTCAGCGCCGCCAACTCCCTTGTCGCACCCTCAAAATTGCTTTTCGCCTTGTTCAACCGCTCCTTCCACTGGTTGTGAATCACTTCAGAGTGCTTTACTAGGCCCTCAACTTTCCGGCACATCCACTTTCTTTCCGCCCTCCACCGTCGTTCGCGCTGACGGTACCGTTCTAAGTCTTGCTGCAGCCTTTGTTGTTCCAATCGCTCAGTGCATCTGATGCTCGTGATGAAATCATGAATGGGCCTCGTATGCCTGGCGTTCAACGTGCCGCAAGAAAGTTGCTTGGAGATGCAGATGAAAACGGCTGAAATATCGTCTGCGATGGATCGTAGGAGGGCGGATTTTGAGACCGATGAGAGACCTTCTACGTTCTGGAGGCGCATTGCGCAAGAGCCTGGCGTGAAGTAGGGTTCTGCCGACATTGTACTGGCTTTTCTGTCAAAGGTAAGACTATAGGCTCGAATGGGGATCTTTCAAGGAGAGCTCGTAGAATGCAAGGTAATATGGAGGTAGGTTTCATAAGTAGTATCTGTAGAAACTAACCGCACGATTAGTATATACAAGATAGAAGGGATGAATAAGTTAGAGAAGATTCACTCTACGTTGATCAAAGCCCTTTCTTTCACTCAACCTTTGTTTGACCAACTAGGAGCTGCATCAAAGGGCTCAGCACGTATTGATTATTCAACAAGTTGTTCCTGCTATTCATGGCTacaaacaaagagaacaatcTCGTCCGAAGCAAACTTACAAATGATGGCATCAGAAGAGGCAACCAACAAAGCCCTAACCGTAGCATTCAACACACATAACGCTCTACAATTTCTGTCCGCGTAGCACAGCTACGATCGCATCACCCACTTCTGTCGTCCCAGCCTTTCCACCCAAATCTGGCGTGCGGATGCCGGAGTCTAGAACAGTCCGCACGGCCTCTTCAATTTGCTGTGCTTCACGCTCCATATCCAAGGAGTACCGGAACATCAGCGCCACGCAGAGAATCATAGCAACGGGGTTGGCGATGTTCTTGCCGGCGATGCTATCAACCTTTAGCTTGGACTTCGAGCAATATCTCTGTTGGGGTTTTAGGGAACTGTCAGGAAACTTACGTCGGCGCCGATCCATGTGTGGGTTCATACAGCCCATTGGTCCTCCTCCGGGTTTCAGATGGCAGTCCATCCAAGCTCGCACTCGGCAACACGCCCAACGTGCCAACTATCGAGCCCGCCTGATCAGAAATCATATCACCGAAGGTATTATCGGCCAGAATCACGCCGTTCAGCACGCGCGGGTTTGTTGCCAGAATCAACGACGCGGAGTCCGCCAGCTGATGTACCAGTTTCACCTGCGGGTACTCTTCCGCCATGGTCTTTTCGACAACTCGGCGCCAGAGCCGTGAGGATGCGAGCACATTAGCCTTGTCCAGCGAGATTACGGGCCAGGGGGGATCGTGGCGCAGAGCCAGTTCAGCAGAGAGACGGGTGATGCGCTGGATTTCGGAGGTAGAGTAGGCCCATTCGtccattgctttttcccATTAGCATAGTATCTCGATAGACAGTAGTAAAGGGAGGAAGGGAGGTATAAAGAAGTGTAGAGGTACCGTACCatattcatcttcttctacctttcTCCCAAAATACGCTCCTCCACAATTCTCCCTCACAACCACGAAATCCACCCCCTCGATGATCTCCTGTCGAAACGGACTAAACTCCCTCGCAACACTCCTACTCGGTGAATCCGCCGAACAAGGTCTTAAATTCGCATAGATATCCATCGCCTTCCGCAGCTGTAGCAACCCGCCCTCCGGCCCATCCAGTCCCCTCCGCATATTATCCCATTTCGGACCGCCAACGGCAGCGAACAGCACCGCGTCTGAAGCAAGAGCTGCTTCCTTGACGGCATCCGTAATCGGCTTGCCGTGGAGATCGATGCTGCATCCGCCGATAAGTTCCGAGCGGGTGTTGAACTGCACGGTGGATGTGTTGAAGGCGGAGAGCACTTTTGTAGCCTCGGCCATGATTTCAGGGCCGATGCCGTCCCCGGgaaggacgaggatgttgtAGGTTTTTGCTATGGTCATGTTGGTAgtttgttttggtttgatTATACTAGAATGGGTTGGTCGTGCGTGATAGGTTTGAGGAAGTTACTAGATGAACAAGTAGATTACTATAGTGTATATATTTCAATGACTCTTCCGTTCGCCCCATATTGCTCTTTATATAGATCTGTATAGGGTTCGGCCAATAGACCGATTTGCGGGGAAGAAGACGTTCTCCTCACGGCGTTGCCCCGATAGACGGAGTAGACTGGTTGGTGTAGATCTACTGTATTAGAGTTGGGATAGGATCCGTTCTAACTTGTCATTAACCCGAGGTAACAGACTACATATAGGCTATGGCCATTATATTACCCTACCGATATCGCACGGTAATAACCATAGAGCTCCACCAGATGATCGCAACCCTACTATCTATGGATAGCAtccggaaaaggaaatagggTAAACCCTCCCCCCTCATGTTTGCACCGTTTGTCTTTCGATTTATCAGATGAAGATACAGATTTGCATGACCAACTTCACTGGAACTCCCACCCCGCTATTTTCCGCAACAGCGAGATAAGATCCGTCACCATGGGCCAGATCGAAGAACTCCCCGACGACTTCGACGAGTCGCTCGACTTGAACAAGCAGACTCCCGAGACGCAAGATGCCCCGCCGGCGAAGGAGGTAGAGACCTCATTTCCGGTGGATAAAGAGCGAGCGAAGGAattcgagaaggagaacccgGGCGCGCCGAAGATGCCCCCTGCGATGGAGGCTGTGCGGTCGCATACTACGGACGAGATTGCGGACATGATGAACAAGACGCCGTTGTTTATGACGGATATAGACAAGGCGAAGGATGAGAGTATGTCttattttccttcatttttcttctatGTATTTGATGAAGGCCTTGGGACGGGTTAAACTGCTGCTGAGCTGGCTTGGGCTAACGTTTTGACTACGTATAGATGGCGAGAATGTCTTTCTAGATGCCCTTCAGGCGCTGCAGAATGAGGGTACGCGTGCAGAAGTCGCGCAGAACTTCCGCGAACAGGGTAACGAAGCTGCGAAGGAGTTGCGATGGATCGATGCCAAGGAGTTCTATACTAAGGCTCTTGCCGTTATCTTCGCGAAGGTTGATAAGTGGGAGAAGCCGGAGGATTTGGACGCGGAGCAGAAGTTGCTGCGCCAGGTTGAAGAGGCGTCTTATATCAATCGCGCGTTGTGTAATTTGGAGCTGGGTaggttttctcttttttatataCGGTCGTTACGGGTTGTGTGGGGAGTGCTGACTTGTTAGGCAATTACCGGCAATGTACGCTTGACTGTGCCTCGACCCTCAAGATGAATCCGAAGAATATCAAGGCGTTTTATCGTTCCGCTATGGCTTGTCTGAAGCTCGATAAGGTCGACGATGCTGAGGATGCGGCGAAGCGGGGCTTGGCTATTGACCCGAATAACAAGTCTCTTCAGATCGCGGCGGAGAAGGCCGCTGAGCGCAAGGCTGCCATCGAGCGCGTGTCTGCTAAGCGCaaggcggaggaagagagaaagaagcaggagaagaagttgctTGATGTTGCATTGAAGGCTAGAGAGATCAGGACTCGCACGACA
This window of the Aspergillus oryzae RIB40 DNA, chromosome 8 genome carries:
- a CDS encoding 3-isopropylmalate dehydrogenase (3-isopropylmalate dehydrogenase), whose protein sequence is MTIAKTYNILVLPGDGIGPEIMAEATKVLSAFNTSTVQFNTRSELIGGCSIDLHGKPITDAVKEAALASDAVLFAAVGGPKWDNMRRGLDGPEGGLLQLRKAMDIYANLRPCSADSPSRSVAREFSPFRQEIIEGVDFVVVRENCGGAYFGRKVEEDEYAMDEWAYSTSEIQRITRLSAELALRHDPPWPVISLDKANVLASSRLWRRVVEKTMAEEYPQVKLVHQLADSASLILATNPRVLNGVILADNTFGDMISDQAGSIVGTLGVLPSASLDGLPSETRRRTNGLYEPTHGSAPTIAGKNIANPVAMILCVALMFRYSLDMEREAQQIEEAVRTVLDSGIRTPDLGGKAGTTEVGDAIVAVLRGQKL
- a CDS encoding uncharacterized protein (predicted protein); protein product: MSSENSDARSLKEEDDFKYNPELNYPMVKLADLPEPPKNWRVCGRTAEEASKARKATSEEAKKWVRYHSWGIDMGVKGDLTNLRCFKVLWKLFYYQQDKHRPQDFDQIKDFKTRDAGPRLLQCSLDVPGLLPISRYYPHPPPATRLPAEGFHRPLDALASRPDSHIEQMLYPVFGVPKEVDNFPEEIETPTAQATGNSTGNRNQHKIRLPKVMARSVMEAIERTVMQFAYEDLARDCSAVAQDGQVHLTAKTEEDLRQANIGSFPATSHVKLAVDPDNSDRLVFSADGDKYPYRGRGPVYRNNSSGIDSIIVLGKLLDAGSTVLDRKDPEWRGRFTNVEKAFIEATDVNWDLCSRGDSRDRFWAVMAAEAENVGVGVQSPLLDMWNVSTEHFDQFLFTYDEQTTFCSPCTNRTTNAAYQSATVAPPTCPEDMKGVSMQQLISRSFASEYISRCGKCQDKVVKCRRMLHGLPMRLTVTLDGSVPVKKHTRDISFDYITNGGERGTAAYRWLGGIYCKADHYRVYWNDTKRGEVDTGQIQMYDSAMLSGVIVGGIAQAHRDDKVPETWWKNKPVPLLVYERIMNPDDEVMNVALHALGDMVKVRNQQKLLLQGHISWTPSEPPRARAGFPWRRLIDRKEDRFHLASGAYDPRNQGQISTEPSGVDRHANIPGPSSAGPSKIDVGSSTSSAPVPEPQPEIGRISPSLWEAPTASMFAEISPLFALAPTPSLSGLESIIEDTALINEQLNGPHQEQYRAQSNVQNNAQYATQSSSQLHAGHNMQQTTQPSGQQHGQADRQYNATQTNTQYQRPYNPHHRTQTTAQQPNGYNAQQHQVQHNAQYRVQPSTHPHEPHGTFNDTSFGLQDIMHDGLFQDWTSGGIDDFGFSFPELSSSIFFSPKPSHASSTNSAPAPVENSIKHSHQNTNNGGSMPQYIDPSVLTAAPQNPSSLPQQVRPRPVDGQRPASHVAPAAGIRWHSHGNVASSHMSANQTPQGSKRKRVDEAEPRRHPPNLR
- a CDS encoding peroxidase (catalase (peroxidase I)), which produces MSTPGDYDAVRRDIVAQLKKPDYDDGSAGPVFVRLAWHSAGTYDAESDTGGSNGAGMRYEAEGGDPANAGLQHGRAFLEPVKERHPWITYSDLWTLAGVVAIKELGGPEVEWKPGRTDLVDDSKVPPRGRLPDAAQGAEHLRFIFNRMGFNDQEIVALAGGHNMGRCHMDRSGFHGPWVNNPTRFSNQFYNLLLKLEWTPKTLENGIQQFVYVDPDAEEGDEQLMMLPTDVALITDPKFRVWVERYAQDKELFFDHFAKVFAKLIELGIKRDAKGVIINSDNVKGGYVSAPKKSNVPTGLSQRGGGCPMARL
- a CDS encoding 40S ribosomal protein uS13 (ribosomal protein S18); translated protein: MSLVSGEKTNFQYILRLLNTNVDGKQKIMYALTQIKGVGRRYSNLVCKKADVDLNKRAGELTTEELERVVTILQNPTQYKIPTWFLNRQRDITDGKDSQVVSNNLDSKMREDLERLKKIRSHRGLRHYWGLRVRGQHTKTTGRRGRTVGVSKKKG
- a CDS encoding HSP70/90 family co-chaperone CNS1 (Hsp90 co-chaperone CNS1 (contains TPR repeats)) — translated: MPPAMEAVRSHTTDEIADMMNKTPLFMTDIDKAKDENGENVFLDALQALQNEGTRAEVAQNFREQGNEAAKELRWIDAKEFYTKALAVIFAKVDKWEKPEDLDAEQKLLRQVEEASYINRALCNLELGNYRQCTLDCASTLKMNPKNIKAFYRSAMACLKLDKVDDAEDAAKRGLAIDPNNKSLQIAAEKAAERKAAIERVSAKRKAEEERKKQEKKLLDVALKAREIRTRTTDNPADLQDAVMHLVPDPLSPESTLEFPAVFLYPMDAQSDFIKAFSEMHSIEDHLEYIFPLPWDANNEYTIKSVDCFMETATGGLIKAGKKLPLLQILSGSKVEVVDQLVKFFIVPTAKSGQFIAEMKKRKQV